atacttttgcttttgacagagtaatggatggatcggcacgtgtgctgttacgcttgtctccacatgcttccttgtatccttcgcacttgccctatctgttcctcaagcagatgcggtatcttccctggcaacataagatgttgaagatgagtactcgagagcaatgccaggtaagtaatcaggtaaggggttccaggctgtcagttcctggctgggagcttgatttcaagtgctgactgattgctctctttctccttgtcttgcaggtaaaaacaaggccaaaggaaaagacagggaaaaagcatgatatgggatactcttgcttttaaacctgatgatatgagatattcttgctctagtatagcttgtttgcagaggtattatcggggggaaagaaagctgaatatttcgaaaggcttcgttgggagtgccctctcagatatgaggaagggttgagcatttttgcaggtctgcctgtccgttggggatggaggtcgacatatataggagtctccctaacaacaagtagtaatgctattcctttaccctgcttggtcatagcacggtagtgggagctgccagcttcacatgttttaactctgtcagagcactttgaaaaagtggtatgtggtatctggctctcgagattcggagaacgatgcttcttcgatttttgagaaagcaatcatggtgggggtctggctctcgagattcggggagcagtgtctcttcgatttttgagaaagtaatcatgttgggagtctggctctcgagattcggaaggcggtgcctcttcgattttggagtaagcaatcttgttgggagtgatttctcggatgtgagtaaaggttgggcatgtttgctagtctaccttgccacgaagcacggaggttgacacacagggactttccaattatccagcagtggtactgttcctttacccttgtgggtaataatatggtagctagaccttcaaaatttatgtgtctaaactttgttagtgctgtttctttgctattcttttacctttcttggtcagagcgatgtagtgggagctgcaagcttcacgtgctcaactttggcagagactttgacaaagttatctgtggtacccatgagctattgttgcgtgtgggaagtgggtgattgaacagtaagattcatgtgctttctacttcaccagaagtcttcgacagaatgcccataatttccgcaaagctgaatgtgcgtgtgacaggtgctgacaaggctagaaaagaaggtgcctctttgatttctgagatcggccctcgtggtctctgagcagcccagcttttgagaaagcgagcgcctcttcgattgattcggagaacgatgcctcttcgatttttgagaaagcaatcatgctgggggtctggctctcgagattcggggagcagtgtctcttcgatttttgagaaagtaatcatgttgggagtctggctctcgagattcggagggcggtgcctcttcgattttggagcaagcaatcttgttgggagtgttttctcgaatgtgagtaaaggttgggcatgtttgctagtctaccttgccacgaggcacagaggttgacacacagggactttccaattatccaacagtggtactgttcctttacccttgtgggtaataatatggtagctagaccttcaaaatttatgggtctaaactttgttagtgctgtttctttgctattcttttacccttcttggtcagagcgatgtagtgggagctgcaagcttcacgtgctcaactttggcagagaactttggcaaagttatctgtggtacccatgagctattgctgcgtgtgggaagtgggtgattggacagtaagattcatgtgttttctacttctccagaagtcttcgacagaatacccataatttccgcaaagctgagtgtgcgtgtgacagatgctgacaaggctggaaaagtaggtgcctcttcgatttctgagatcggccctcgtggtctctgaggagcccagcttttgaggaagcgagcgcctcttcgatttctgagatcggctttcgtggtctttgagcagcccaacttttgagaaagcaaacacctcttcgatttatgagatcaaccctcgtggtctctaagcagcccagcttttgagaaagcaaacgcctctttgatttctgagcagacgcctcttcgatgtctgaagctccgtcgagtgcagctttttataggggctggcattaagttccaaagcacacttgaatctccaccagtagaagctccattcttgcacttctaagatcttgatttgtccgacctcttctctcttcaatacctttgaaaatgtctggcccctccgaccgtcgttttgacttgaaccttgttgaagaggcagccccgccttctccaaacaacatatggcgcccatccttcgtctcccctactggtcctcttacctttggggattccgtgatgaagaatgatatgaccgctgcggtggtggccaggaaccttctcactcccaaagataacagactactttccaaacggtctgatgagttagctgttaaggattcactggctctcagtgttcagtgtgcaggttctgtgtctaatatggcccaacgcctatttgctcgaacccgccaagttaaatcattggcggccgaagtgatgagtctcaaacaggagattagagggctcaagcatgagaataaacagttgcaccggctcgcacatgactatgctacaaacatgaagaggaagcttgaccagatgaaggaaactgatggtcaggttttacttgatcatcagagatttgtgggtttgttccaaaggcatttattgccttcgtcttctggggctgtaccgcgtaatgaagctccaaatgatcaacctctgatgcctcctccttctagggttttgtccagtactgaggctccgaatgatcctcctccgatgccttctctttctggggctctaccgactgctgagacttctcctaagcaacctttgtgaaggctccatcttgtttgtttattttgactcatgtatatgtacatatttgtagcttatcggggatatcaataaataagttttcctttatttcaacgtattgtgttaaatacaccaaagccttcttcgctaaattctttgaattttcttttgttaaagcttgtatgttgaagctttctgagtggagcatgtaggttggggtagtgttcccttaatttttcgagtgaggaaaacttctcggttggagacttggaaaatccaagtcactgagtgggatcggctatatgaatcttagaacgccattgtgctcggtcctgtgtcatgtccttcgttagatccaagtactctaagtcttttcttagagtctcttccaaagttttcctaggtcttcctctaccccttcggccctgaacctctgtcccatagtcgcatcttctaatcggagcgtcagtaggccttctttgcacatgtccaaaccaccgtaaccgattttctctcatctttccttcaatttcggctactcctactttaccccggatatcctcattcctaatcttatcctttctcgtgtgcccacacatccaacgaagcatcctcatctccgctacacccattttgtgtacgtgttgatgcttcaccgcccaacattctgtgccatacagcatcgccggccttattgccgtcctataaaattttcccttgagcttcagtggcatacggcggtcacacaacacgccagatgcactcttccacttcatccatccagcttgtattctatggttgagatctccatctaattctccgttcttttgcaagatagatcctaggtaacgaaaacggtcgctctttggtatttcttgatctccgatcctcacccctaactcgttttggcctccatctgcactgaacttgcactccatatattctgtctttgatcggcttaggcgaagacctttagattccaacacttctctccaaaggttaagctttgcatttaccccttcctgagtttcatctatcaacactatatcgtctgcgaaaagcatacaccaaggaatatcatcttgaatatgtcctgttactcatccattaccaacgcaaaaaggtaaggacttaaggatgagccttgatgtaatcctacagttaggggaaagctttcggtttgtccttcatgagttcttacggcagtctttgctccttcatacatatcctttatagcttggatatatgctactcgtactcctttcttctctaagatcctccaaagaatgtctcttgggaccctatcatacgctttttccaaatctataaagaccatgtgtaaatcctttttcccatctctatatctttccatcaatcttcgtaagagatagattgcctccatggttgagcgccctggcatgaacccgaattggttgtccgaaacccgtgtctcttgcctcaatctatgctcaatgactctctcccagagcttcattgtatgactcattaacttaatacctccatagttcatgcaattttgtacgtcgcccttattcttgtagataggcaccaaagtgctcgttcgccactcatttggcatcttcttcgttttcaaaatcctattgaaaaggtcagtgagccatgttatacctgtctctcccaaaactttccacacttcgattggtatatcgtctgggcctattgcttttctatgcttcatcttcttcaaagctacaaccacttcttccttccggattcgacgataaaaagagtagtttctacactcttctgagttactcaactcccctaaagaagcactcctttcatgtccttcattgaaaagattatgaaaataacctctccatctgtctttaaccgcgttctctgtagcaagaacctttccatcctcatccttgatgcacctcacttggtttaggtcccttgtcttcttttcccttgctctagctagtttatagatatccaactctccttctttggtatctagtcgtttatacatatcgtcgtaagccgctaacttagcttctctgaccgctttcttcgcctcttgcttcgcttttctatacctttcaccattttcatcggtcctctccttgtataaggctttacaacattccttcttagccttcacctttgtttgtacctcctcattccaccaccaagattccttttggtgtggggcaaagcccttggactctcctaatacctcttttgctacttttcggatacaactagccatggaatcccacatttggctagcttccccctctctatcccacacacattgggtgattaccttctctttgaaaatggcttgtttttcttcttttagattccaccatctagtccttgggcacttccaagtcttgttcttttgtctccctcttttgatatgtacatccatcaccaacaagcgatgttgattagccacgctctctcctggtataactttgcaatccttacaagttatacgatcccctttcctcattagaagaaaatctatttgtgtttttgacgacccactcttgtaggtgatcacatgttcttctctcttcttaaagaaggtgttggctaagaagagatcatatgccattgcaaaatccaatatagcttccccatcctcgtttctctccccaaaaccatggccaccatgaaaacctccatagttgcctgtctccctgcccacgtgtccatttagatctcctcctataaataacttctccgtctgagcaattccttgcaccaagtctccaaggtcttcccaaaatttctccttcgaactcgtatccaaccctacttgaggtgcgtacgcactaatcacattgataagttcttgtcctattacaatcttgattgccatgattctatctcctaccctcttgacatctacaacatcttgtgtcaaggtcttgtccacgatgatgccaacaccgtttctcgttctatttgtgcccgaataccaaagtttaaaccctgagttttctagatcctttgccttactaccaacccacttagtttcttgtaggcacataatatttatccttctcctcaccataacttccactacttccatagattttcccgttaaggttcctatattccacgttcctaaacgcattttgctctcttgaactctatccttctgtcctagcttcttcaccctcccccgtctaataggatcaaagtacttcttttgtgtgtcccgtgtaaagttgatagcaattaaataaaaatcacatattcatgctaaggctcaaagcttcgccctagcaaagcggaaattagttacacatattcataattgaaaacatagaaaatattattagaatgaaaacaccttttATTAGAATGaagaagaatgaaaacaccttgaatTGGAAAATCTGAAAGCCTTTGAAAACCCTAGCAAGTTCTTTGTCTCCAAAGTTAATTAAAAGTAAGCGTAGGAAAAACTAAGAACggcaaagcaatatatttgctaagccatcGCACAAATCCTAAAACATAGGTCTCTTActccaactaggaaactaaataataataaaatatcttacaaaataaaatccgaATAAAACTAAGAGAATCTGCCAAGCACTTGTCCAGCCACGGTTTAGCCTCAGATATCCTCCAAATCCAGCCCACAATAGCTTGTTTTAAAGACTAGGACGTTCTGAACACATCTatagaaggccacgaacccatctgaggtcatcttcggctccaaaaacgcaattcaaACCCAGAACGTCACTATTCCAGCACCACGCAatccttctttattttattgccagaaaataaccgctggGTGGAAAAATCTAatattttgatacgatcaagctaactgactcacgaacgtcctccaactggaattactccaaaattcctcCATTTGAccatgttttgctccagagaaAGTCGAAagtcttatattggaaatataattcatagtatcaaaattcttccaaaatatactaagaaaagggttaaatatataatttaaaatctactcatcattAACCCTCAAATCTTCTCTCATTGATCGTATTATTTTTAATCTAATTTTTGTCACATGGCCTGGAGGATCCACCTAACTTCGATTTTTGGCTCCACCACTGCTTCATTCAACAGCTAAATATGAAGACATACAACGAGCATCATGTGATGGCCAAATTTAAAGTCAAAATTGCGTGCGACGATGAGAGTAACGGTCAAACTGCATTGAGATCTAGGGAGGTTAAAAACCACAATGTCCAATTGTATCGTTAGGATTGGAATTCTAGAAATCATGAAGTCCATATTTTGTTGTGTTTTAGTTCAAACAAAAATCACTAGAAGAATGGGTTAAAGCAAGTAATTTCCATCCGATGGTTTATTACgtaacagaaaaacaaaaacaaaaggtacAGAAGACTGGGCTCCTAAATTTAGACCTATACCCTTCTTGGGTTGCTTATATATATCATACTCCATGCATTCATTTCTTAACCCCAAGCAAATAATTTGTAATCACGTTAGCTTCAATTTAAAAGCATACATCTTGAGCGATGGCCACCTCAATCAGTTATGCAGTGTTCATTGCTTCCATGCTCTTATGTCTCTCGTCGTCTCCAGCACCATTTGCAAATGCAAGAGCATCTCAATTAGTTAGGAGTGTTTGCAAGCAAACCCAAGAACAATTCGGCTACAACTATAGGCAGTGCGTAAAATCTCTTTGGAAAGATATTCCAATTAGATCGGCAACTAATCTCAAAGATCTTGACATAGCCGTTCTTAAATTAGCAGCAACAAATGCAGCACAAACCAAAGCTACGTTTGAAAAAGCTTTAAACGCCACCGACAAGAATGCTAATGGCACGACAGCCATAAAGCAGTGTGTAGATTCGTTTGATTTTGCGTTAGGAGCGTTCATTTTCACAGTGCGAGGGGTCAATGATGGTGACAAATCGGTCACCGAAATCCTCACACAGGCCCAAGATGACCTTGTTCATTGCCAAAGAGCATTGGCCTCTGTTGAAGCTCCGCTTCCTATGCCAGTATCAACGACGAACTTTTGGGTCTTGTTATATAGAGATGTTGCATTCCTTGTTACTTCCCAGTTATTCAATATCTAAAAAAAGATATGAGAATAAtgtattgaaatttgaaaatacaCGCGTACCAAAGAAATGTATCTgtgattactataaataaaaaggacagaatgaagaaatgaaaaaaaatttgatatgaaTAACGAATATCGATCGTTTATTGTCATTGTTGTGTTCCTCTTTAGTTTGGATTTCTTATCATGCATTCACTTAACCATGCATTGGCTTTAACGAAGATGAAACTATGGTATATGTATTTTCATTCAAACTTGACATCCCCGTAGCAGTCCAAATACAGGCTCTAACTTATTTCATTCACCATTCGATTCATGCAACTTGTGTTTCTTTATTCAATGGGTGGGGACATTTGAACTTGAAACTTTTTTAAGCATTTGGAAGACAACAACTAATGTGCAtccaattttttcttctttgcacCCATGTCTGTGTTATAGCCCACATTATTTTATGACCTTTCCTTAGAGAATCCAAAATAATTCAATAGTCTTCTAAGACTGCCTCCTTTGACTAATGACATTCTTTTCAAGAATGCAAAATCCTCGATCATGGTCCGCAAATGATTAAGTAGAGCTTGCTCGAGTCGCTCTTGAGTTAGCAGCAACGAATACAAAAGATAGGCACAGTTTTATAAACATTTAATCAAGAGGGATTCGAGGGAGCCGATTTAACAATATCAGTTTTGGTACCGCGCGGTGGTGCTTTTATTCTAGTGCCATAAATGAGGACAAGGATAGGCCTGGGCCTCtccatcattttctttattttgtatgttttaGCTTGAGTTTGTTATTCTTTAATTTCTGTTTGTGTGATTTCCATTGAGCACGATGTAGTTAAATCACCAGTTTGCATGCATAGTGTTGTTTAAAAAGTTTATATTGAAAAAAAGAATCACATTTGCATTTTTGAGCCACGGTCTATAATGCTTGTTCAACTTCGATGTAGTAATCGTTTCTTTTAAGCACAACTTTTGAACAAGTTCGGTGCTTATGGTATTATTGTGTCAgtgttaaattattat
This window of the Malus domestica chromosome 03, GDT2T_hap1 genome carries:
- the LOC139194203 gene encoding uncharacterized protein, which produces MATSISYAVFIASMLLCLSSSPAPFANARASQLVRSVCKQTQEQFGYNYRQCVKSLWKDIPIRSATNLKDLDIAVLKLAATNAAQTKATFEKALNATDKNANGTTAIKQCVDSFDFALGAFIFTVRGVNDGDKSVTEILTQAQDDLVHCQRALASVEAPLPMPVSTTNFWVLLYRDVAFLVTSQLFNI